One Pyrus communis chromosome 4, drPyrComm1.1, whole genome shotgun sequence genomic region harbors:
- the LOC137732790 gene encoding glycine-rich cell wall structural protein 1-like, giving the protein MEMWRVVLVLALSSALLHATSARKVPGDDGHGSTTEHTMLVHASAPAAESPTGLRDKKCIFGGVGGFAGMGGFAGVGGVMPVLGGIGGGIGKVGGIGGVGGIGGGGLGGVGGLGGAGGAGGLGGVGGGVGGAAGGGVGGGAGALLPHP; this is encoded by the coding sequence ATGGAGATGTGGCGTGTCGTTTTGGTGCTTGCTTTGTCATCAGCGCTACTGCATGCAACTAGTGCACGCAAGGTGCCTGGTGATGATGGTCATGGCAGCACAACTGAGCACACAATGCTTGTGCATGCAAGTGCACCAGCGGCAGAGTCACCTACTGGCCTTCGTGACAAGAAGTGCATCTTTGGCGGCGTTGGTGGGTTTGCAGGGATGGGAGGGTTTGCTGGAGTTGGCGGGGTGATGCCGGTTCTTGGTGGAATTGGTGGAGGGATTGGGAAAGTTGGTGGAATAGGAGGAGTAGGAGGTATTGGCGGTGGTGGTCTTGGTGGAGTTGGCGGATTAGGCGGTGCTGGTGGCGCTGGTGGTCTTGGTGGTGTTGGAGGTGGCGTTGGTGGTGCAGCTGGCGGTGGCGTTGGTGGTGGAGCTGGTGCCCTTCTTCCACATCCTTGA